From one Montipora capricornis isolate CH-2021 chromosome 10, ASM3666992v2, whole genome shotgun sequence genomic stretch:
- the LOC138021276 gene encoding uncharacterized protein gives MWSYLIFVPASGPIKCSFLVGKSRSSPMRPISIPRLELQAATLSLKMYRVLIDELTYKISGATFWADSHTTLQYIKNDSKRFQTYVANRVIEIRELTTPDQWRHCPGRMNPANEASRGLKPQKLSSQHRWWRGPEFLWEPEDRWPNAAVEEVSDDDPEVRASTNVHRIGVEKHDGDVNSTITTNGDDALSNVGRGLKELIGSCGSC, from the coding sequence ATGTGGTCTTACCTCATATTTGTTCCTGCAAGTGGACCTATCAAATGTTCATTCCTGGTTGGAAAGTCCAGAAGTTCGCCTATGAGACCGATCTCGATCCCGAGGCTTGAACTGCAAGCAGCTACATTGTCTTTAAAGATGTACAGAGTGTTAATAGATGAGCTGACGTACAAGATTAGCGGCGCCACATTCTGGGCAGATTCTCATACCACTTTGCAGTATATCAAGAATGACAGCAAGCGTTTTCAGACATACGTTGCCAACCGTGTAATTGAAATACGTGAGTTGACTACCCCTGATCAATGGAGACATTGTCCAGGACGAATGAATCCCGCCAATGAAGCCTCACGTGGTCTAAAGCCTCAGAAACTATCTAGTCAGCATCGCTGGTGGCGAGGGCCAGAGTTTCTGTGGGAGCCAGAAGATCGTTGGCCGAATGCAGCAGTGGAAGAAGTTTCAGACGATGATCCAGAAGTGCGAGCTTCAACAAATGTCCACCGAATCGGTGTCGAGAAGCATGATGGTGATGTTAACTCCACCATCACTACCAATGGTGATGACGCATTATCGAATGTAGGAAGAGGACTAAAGGAACTTATTGGGAGCTGCGGTTCGTGTTAA